Proteins from a single region of Cytophagaceae bacterium:
- a CDS encoding phospholipase has product MKLGLWTAILTFTIQSTFSQKLKTGPQVLTFHSDVDDTEQPYAIYIPKAFSEKKTYPLVVMLHGAGSNHRLALRRVFGKSNSEGENDVEASIYFPKWKDVEYIVVSPLARGTMGYQGVAEKDVWDVIADVKKRFKIDENRTYLTGLSMGGGGTMWIGLTRPDFWAAIAPVCPAPPKGTEIYLENATNLNVHFFQGTDDPAVKVEGTRKWVEDFKNVGSKVTYIEYPGVKHDSWVNAYKDEFIFGWFDKFTRDPYPSKVKFTTAQLKYYKAYWVEIVDKTVGQVAKVNAHFKNKNQLDITTENINVLSIDILDHPNFNKKSAMQLNIDGQNLSVFGLTNGQVLIKTGDKWAVGKRPEMSALKNQKLEGPLSEIIADRQIYVYGTEGNPGKEELEKRRKIAEQAADWSFYRGDFLGRVMVFPRVLSDKEVRPSDIERSNLILFGDASTNSIIAKYADKLPMSLKKGNEASLTYIYPNGKKYIMINSGLPFWEIPDNATGLAALLRSSSKVGVLQGLGDWVLFDSDIKKVIGTGLFDKNWQLTEKDKELLKNSGKVDLK; this is encoded by the coding sequence ATGAAGTTGGGGCTATGGACAGCCATTTTGACCTTCACTATTCAATCAACATTCAGCCAAAAACTCAAAACCGGCCCTCAGGTATTAACATTTCATTCCGATGTTGATGACACCGAGCAACCTTACGCAATATATATTCCGAAGGCATTTTCAGAAAAAAAAACTTACCCATTGGTGGTTATGTTACATGGAGCAGGTTCTAACCACCGTCTGGCATTGAGAAGAGTATTTGGAAAAAGTAATTCGGAAGGTGAGAATGATGTTGAAGCAAGTATTTATTTCCCTAAATGGAAAGATGTGGAATACATTGTGGTTTCACCCCTGGCTCGTGGCACAATGGGCTATCAGGGAGTTGCTGAAAAAGATGTATGGGATGTAATTGCTGACGTAAAAAAACGTTTCAAAATTGATGAAAACCGCACCTATCTCACCGGCCTCTCCATGGGCGGTGGCGGCACCATGTGGATAGGATTGACAAGACCCGATTTCTGGGCGGCAATTGCCCCTGTTTGCCCTGCACCGCCAAAAGGCACAGAAATTTATCTCGAAAATGCCACTAACCTTAATGTTCATTTTTTCCAGGGAACCGATGACCCCGCCGTAAAAGTAGAAGGAACACGAAAATGGGTGGAAGATTTTAAAAATGTAGGTTCCAAAGTTACCTATATTGAATACCCCGGGGTGAAACATGACAGCTGGGTAAATGCCTACAAGGATGAATTTATATTTGGTTGGTTTGATAAATTTACCCGGGACCCCTATCCTTCCAAAGTGAAATTTACAACTGCTCAACTCAAATATTATAAGGCATATTGGGTTGAAATCGTGGACAAAACTGTTGGTCAGGTGGCCAAAGTAAATGCCCATTTTAAAAATAAAAATCAATTAGATATTACAACCGAAAATATTAATGTTCTTTCGATTGATATTTTGGATCATCCAAATTTTAACAAAAAGTCTGCGATGCAACTCAATATCGACGGACAAAATCTTTCAGTATTCGGTTTGACCAATGGTCAGGTATTGATAAAAACCGGCGACAAATGGGCTGTAGGAAAAAGACCAGAGATGAGTGCATTGAAAAATCAAAAATTGGAAGGCCCTTTGAGTGAAATCATCGCCGATCGTCAGATTTATGTATATGGTACCGAAGGTAATCCCGGCAAAGAAGAACTAGAAAAGAGAAGAAAAATAGCTGAACAGGCCGCTGACTGGAGTTTTTACCGGGGCGATTTCCTGGGTCGGGTGATGGTGTTTCCAAGAGTTTTGTCTGACAAAGAGGTTAGACCATCAGATATTGAAAGGTCAAATCTGATACTTTTTGGAGATGCCTCCACCAATAGCATCATCGCCAAATATGCCGATAAACTTCCTATGAGTCTCAAGAAAGGAAACGAAGCCAGCCTCACCTATATTTATCCCAATGGCAAAAAATACATTATGATCAATTCAGGGCTGCCTTTCTGGGAAATCCCCGATAATGCCACCGGACTGGCGGCTTTACTGCGATCAAGCTCAAAGGTGGGTGTTTTGCAAGGTCTTGGAGACTGGGTGCTGTTTGACAGTGACATCAAAAAGGTAATTGGTACTGGTCTTTTTGATAAAAACTGGCAATTGACCGAAAAAGACAAAGAGCTTTTGAAAAATAGCGGAAAAGTGGATTTGAAATAA
- a CDS encoding glutathionylspermidine synthase family protein, with protein MMKFQELNNSPLAQLKAEGWEWILGEDTLPYVENALVKVSEQEAEGYFEATNELYEMFTAAAQYVIDHDLYEDLGIPAALVPVIRYSWENDKKWHLYGRFDLAGGLDGKSIKLIEFNADTATCIPETALVQWAALKANGLDEESQFNTLYETLVSSFEEIKEANPEKEPAILFTSMEGYPEDYSNVQVLMEAAKEAGFEVAHEYITGVEFSPAEGIFIQNADSTFTRYDFWFKLIPWEFMAWDEPELLKILTELVISGKTVVMNPAYTMLFQSKGILKILWDLYPNHPLLLETAFEPLKNKAQVQKVMLGREGANVKIMREGGSVENFTTGEYDRQKMVYQQYVEFLKDDRGNHYQAGVFVSGEACGLGYRKGGQIIDNKAQFCGHVVV; from the coding sequence ATCATGAAATTTCAAGAACTAAATAATAGTCCTTTGGCTCAGTTAAAAGCCGAAGGCTGGGAGTGGATATTAGGCGAAGACACCCTTCCTTACGTAGAAAATGCCCTGGTCAAAGTAAGTGAACAGGAAGCGGAGGGATATTTCGAAGCGACAAATGAGCTGTATGAAATGTTTACAGCGGCCGCCCAATATGTAATTGACCACGATTTATATGAAGATTTGGGGATACCGGCGGCATTGGTGCCAGTGATCCGGTATTCATGGGAAAATGACAAAAAATGGCATCTGTATGGGAGGTTTGACCTGGCAGGTGGATTGGATGGAAAATCGATCAAATTGATAGAATTTAATGCCGATACTGCCACTTGTATTCCCGAAACTGCTCTGGTGCAATGGGCGGCCCTGAAAGCCAATGGCCTGGATGAAGAAAGTCAGTTTAACACTTTATACGAAACATTGGTAAGCTCATTTGAAGAGATTAAAGAGGCCAATCCTGAAAAAGAACCTGCTATACTTTTTACATCGATGGAGGGCTATCCGGAGGATTATTCCAATGTGCAAGTATTGATGGAAGCTGCCAAAGAGGCGGGATTTGAGGTTGCACATGAATACATTACGGGTGTGGAATTTTCGCCTGCGGAAGGTATTTTTATTCAAAATGCTGATTCCACTTTTACCCGATATGATTTTTGGTTTAAACTCATTCCCTGGGAATTTATGGCCTGGGATGAACCGGAACTTTTGAAAATATTGACTGAGCTGGTCATTTCGGGCAAAACGGTAGTCATGAATCCTGCCTATACCATGCTGTTTCAGTCAAAGGGAATTTTGAAAATCCTTTGGGACTTATATCCCAATCACCCGCTATTGCTCGAAACCGCGTTTGAACCCTTGAAAAACAAGGCTCAGGTGCAAAAAGTGATGCTGGGTAGGGAAGGTGCCAATGTGAAAATCATGAGAGAAGGGGGCTCGGTCGAAAATTTTACTACGGGTGAATATGACCGGCAAAAAATGGTGTACCAGCAATATGTAGAGTTTCTGAAAGATGACCGTGGGAATCATTATCAGGCGGGAGTTTTTGTCTCAGGTGAAGCTTGCGGACTTGGTTATCGGAAAGGAGGACAGATAATAGATAATAAAGCACAGTTTTGCGGGCATGTGGTGGTGTAA
- a CDS encoding type II toxin-antitoxin system RelE/ParE family toxin produces MARKIIWTLKAKNELIEIFQYWNERNQSTNFSQKLNELINDQLNSISQFPKSGKKTNLEKVYLKIIHQYHLFYQIKEDSIYILTIRHTKRNPKTITFK; encoded by the coding sequence ATGGCTAGGAAAATAATTTGGACACTAAAAGCCAAAAATGAATTAATTGAAATCTTTCAATATTGGAACGAAAGAAATCAATCTACAAACTTTAGTCAAAAACTAAACGAGCTTATAAATGATCAATTAAATTCTATTTCACAATTCCCAAAATCTGGAAAAAAAACAAATCTTGAAAAAGTTTACCTAAAAATTATTCATCAATATCACCTCTTTTATCAAATTAAAGAAGATTCAATTTATATTTTGACCATCAGGCACACAAAAAGAAACCCAAAAACAATTACTTTCAAGTGA
- a CDS encoding glutamate-5-semialdehyde dehydrogenase: MESIEGLLKNTHRSAKLLRRLSHDQKSMILLDLSSLLLENRAEIIAENHKDLERMDSTDPKYDRLLLNEKRIDSLAASLLDVAKLEDPSGKILSEKTLENGIRLEKIAVPMGVVGAIFESRPNVTIDVAALCIASGNGAILKGGKEAEFSNKFLVSLIKRALGNHGVSGDAVNLLPTDRKFLTELLEATRYVDLIIPRGSQGLIDFVRANSKIPTIETGAGVCHTYVEKSAKLPMAADIIVNARASRPSVCNSLDCAIVDAAILDELAQLLKAGLEKYKVEVYADEKAFISFKSANYPYLKHAREEDFGKEWLDFKLSVKTVSTPEEALEHVEKYSSRHSEAIITEDHDLAERFLNEVDAAAVYHNASTRFTDGGEFGLGAEIGISTQKLHARGPFALVKLVTEKWVCRGDGQVRW, from the coding sequence ATGGAAAGTATCGAAGGGCTGTTAAAAAACACGCACCGCAGTGCCAAACTACTCAGAAGACTCAGTCACGATCAAAAATCGATGATTTTGTTGGACTTGAGCAGTCTTTTGTTGGAAAACAGGGCGGAAATAATCGCAGAAAACCATAAAGACCTCGAGCGAATGGACTCCACTGACCCCAAATACGACCGTCTGCTTCTCAACGAAAAAAGAATCGACAGTCTGGCAGCTTCACTTCTCGACGTGGCCAAACTGGAGGACCCTTCTGGTAAAATACTTTCTGAAAAAACATTGGAAAATGGCATAAGACTCGAAAAAATCGCTGTTCCAATGGGCGTAGTGGGTGCTATTTTTGAGTCCCGCCCCAACGTAACTATTGACGTGGCCGCACTGTGTATCGCATCGGGCAATGGTGCTATTCTGAAAGGAGGAAAAGAAGCCGAATTTTCCAACAAATTCCTGGTAAGCCTTATCAAAAGAGCATTGGGAAACCATGGCGTTTCGGGAGATGCAGTTAACTTATTACCCACAGACAGAAAATTCCTGACCGAACTACTGGAAGCAACCCGATATGTTGACCTCATCATTCCACGGGGTTCTCAGGGTTTAATTGACTTTGTAAGGGCTAATTCCAAAATCCCAACTATCGAGACCGGAGCAGGGGTTTGTCATACTTATGTAGAAAAATCGGCGAAATTGCCTATGGCTGCCGACATCATCGTCAATGCACGTGCCTCACGTCCTTCGGTTTGTAATTCGCTCGATTGTGCCATAGTAGATGCCGCAATCTTAGACGAACTCGCACAGCTCCTAAAAGCCGGACTTGAAAAATACAAAGTTGAGGTGTATGCCGACGAAAAAGCCTTTATATCCTTTAAATCAGCAAACTATCCTTATCTAAAACACGCCCGGGAGGAAGACTTTGGTAAAGAATGGCTGGATTTTAAACTCAGTGTTAAAACCGTTTCGACTCCTGAAGAAGCCCTTGAGCATGTAGAAAAATACAGTTCGAGGCATTCTGAGGCCATCATCACCGAAGACCATGACCTGGCCGAAAGATTCCTTAATGAAGTGGATGCCGCTGCAGTTTACCACAATGCCTCCACGCGGTTTACCGATGGCGGGGAGTTTGGTTTGGGTGCCGAAATCGGTATTTCAACCCAAAAACTACATGCCCGCGGACCATTTGCCCTCGTAAAACTGGTGACCGAAAAATGGGTCTGTCGTGGCGACGGGCAAGTAAGATGGTAA
- a CDS encoding transposase → MEFYNNSIYHIYNQGNNRETTFKDKDDYLIFLRKLGFHLKPHCTILAYCLMPNHFHIIILTDENCNEKVKIGSLNLTKITNAFRLILSEYAQNFNKKYKRTGSLFRQKTKFKLADNMDASYLKNLIYYVLSNPLEGKLVSKLQDWHFSSFRDLIGLRNGKLVDIERCKEVFQLSMEDLEDFNKGYASPLYLMK, encoded by the coding sequence ATGGAATTTTACAATAATTCGATATATCACATTTATAATCAGGGGAATAATAGGGAAACTACATTTAAAGACAAGGATGATTACCTTATTTTCCTTCGAAAATTGGGATTCCATCTAAAACCCCATTGCACAATATTGGCCTATTGTCTGATGCCCAACCATTTTCATATTATAATTCTCACGGATGAAAATTGTAACGAAAAAGTAAAAATTGGCAGTCTGAATTTGACAAAAATCACGAACGCCTTCAGATTGATTTTGAGCGAATACGCTCAGAATTTTAATAAAAAATACAAAAGGACAGGGTCACTTTTCAGACAAAAGACAAAATTTAAATTGGCGGATAATATGGATGCTTCATATCTGAAAAACCTGATTTATTATGTTTTGAGTAATCCGCTTGAAGGTAAATTGGTTTCTAAGCTACAAGATTGGCATTTTAGTTCATTTCGTGATTTGATCGGTTTAAGAAATGGGAAACTTGTTGATATTGAACGATGTAAAGAGGTATTTCAGCTTAGTATGGAAGATTTGGAAGATTTTAATAAGGGTTATGCTAGTCCTTTGTATTTAATGAAATAA
- a CDS encoding alpha/beta hydrolase fold domain-containing protein produces the protein MKLSIKKLMKLAFVLLALSISKVALAQDGTIYPLETPKEPNAIPLGTGGVENQPASETWFKQWGDPMARNITKATLTPFLPEPGKANGTAVIVAPGGGFSWLSLGNEGWEVAEALAKQGVAAFVLKYRLNPTPEKLEDFTAWMNRPRTPAPAPTDGSKAPSPPPAPQRNLDNQLQDAEAAYAMIINRAQEWGVDTKRIGMIGFSAGAGLTMHSTLHSKTMKLAFIGPIYGGMGPVEVPKNAPPMFNVIASDDFLFRGQFGVIDSWYKAGIPVEFHLYQNGGHGFGLGNPNRTSNKWFDAFMHWLDVNQFLVAK, from the coding sequence ATGAAATTAAGTATTAAAAAATTAATGAAATTGGCTTTTGTGCTTTTAGCTCTTTCAATTTCGAAAGTTGCTTTAGCCCAAGATGGAACCATTTATCCTTTAGAAACCCCAAAAGAGCCTAATGCGATTCCATTAGGAACTGGTGGAGTTGAAAATCAACCTGCATCAGAAACTTGGTTTAAGCAGTGGGGCGATCCCATGGCTCGTAACATTACCAAAGCCACTTTGACACCATTTTTGCCGGAACCGGGAAAGGCTAATGGAACAGCCGTAATTGTGGCCCCGGGTGGAGGTTTTAGTTGGTTATCACTCGGAAATGAGGGCTGGGAAGTGGCAGAAGCTCTTGCCAAACAAGGTGTTGCAGCTTTCGTTTTGAAATACAGACTTAACCCAACTCCTGAAAAACTCGAAGATTTCACGGCATGGATGAATCGCCCACGAACTCCAGCTCCTGCACCAACTGATGGTTCAAAGGCACCTTCGCCACCACCAGCTCCTCAGCGAAACCTGGATAATCAACTTCAGGATGCTGAAGCGGCCTACGCCATGATTATCAACAGAGCCCAAGAATGGGGTGTAGATACCAAAAGAATCGGAATGATTGGGTTTTCTGCTGGTGCGGGACTTACCATGCATTCTACTTTGCACTCTAAAACCATGAAATTGGCGTTTATCGGGCCGATATACGGTGGAATGGGACCAGTTGAAGTTCCAAAAAATGCTCCGCCGATGTTTAATGTAATTGCTTCTGACGATTTTCTTTTTAGAGGACAATTTGGTGTGATTGATTCCTGGTACAAGGCAGGTATTCCAGTAGAATTTCACCTTTATCAAAATGGCGGTCACGGTTTCGGTCTTGGCAATCCCAACCGCACTAGCAACAAATGGTTTGATGCCTTTATGCATTGGTTAGATGTGAATCAGTTTTTGGTGGCGAAATAA
- a CDS encoding ABC transporter permease, protein MLKNYLKIAWRNLKKRRFYSFITIFGLSIGLTFSLLIGSYVWGEWQTNSSLKNARNQYMIQSKWKKENMGIEITALGAVAKALKDNYPNLVSNYYRFDGVSTVVSKGEKVFRESVQLGDSTFLGMYGFPLLHGDSRTALLQPNSMVISSEQAIKYFGKTDVVGNSLTVESFSGGKAEFTITGVLDKVPFNSITNLTATENGLPVIMSFNSANFFGRNQYDSWFNPYIANYLELKEGVKPEAVEKAISRLVATHSTPEISENLIPKLVPIKDVYQEGNGGLVRKTVWTLSLVALFILLMSVVNYVNIFVGAASTRLKEIGVRKVMGSTKKQLLFQFLAESILIALFSYLFSLVLYQIFRPVFGGILEKDIVSIFTASPFFYLTGLGLAFFIGFLSGIYPAFVLSTLPSVDSMKGKLKSVKENVFFRRALIVSQFSVAIFVFGGALVISKQVNYFFTKDLGYTKSSVLSVKVPRDWSPEGVAKMETIRNEMAKLKEVKSASLSWVIPDGNFGQTNGIYKVGQDSTDAVFTPLLVTDEKFAETYKIKMLDGQFFNADGKAYQTGQIVLNEEAAKSLGYKNPQEAVGKNIRMHSTTSIFTISGVCKNFHFESMHKAIGPVAFMHVRDNNFFRYLNFQIQPGNPTESLKNIEAKWKTLLPNAPFEYKFVDETLQKLYQTEIQLKKAAQLATILAIFIVLLGILGVVSLSIVRRTKELGIRKVLGATTLSIVNLFNKEFSVLILIAVLFALPFSMFSMKKWLENYAYSIDLSWVSFLSVGLVFAGLVLFLVSFQVIKAAMLNPVKSLKVD, encoded by the coding sequence ATGCTCAAAAACTACCTGAAAATCGCCTGGAGAAACCTCAAAAAACGCAGGTTTTATTCTTTTATTACCATTTTTGGTCTTTCAATTGGCCTTACTTTTTCGCTTTTGATTGGGAGCTATGTTTGGGGTGAATGGCAAACCAATAGTAGCCTGAAAAATGCTCGAAACCAATACATGATTCAGAGCAAATGGAAAAAGGAAAACATGGGCATCGAAATCACGGCCTTGGGTGCAGTGGCAAAGGCTCTCAAAGACAATTATCCCAATTTGGTGTCCAATTATTATCGTTTTGATGGCGTTTCGACGGTGGTTTCGAAAGGAGAAAAAGTCTTCCGGGAAAGCGTTCAGCTGGGCGATTCCACATTTTTGGGTATGTATGGTTTCCCACTTCTTCATGGTGATAGCCGTACAGCTTTGCTCCAGCCCAATTCTATGGTGATTTCTTCTGAACAAGCCATCAAATATTTTGGAAAGACCGATGTAGTCGGAAATTCACTCACAGTGGAGTCTTTTTCAGGTGGAAAAGCTGAATTTACGATAACCGGTGTTTTAGATAAAGTACCTTTCAATTCCATCACCAATCTTACCGCAACAGAGAACGGTCTCCCTGTTATCATGTCATTTAATAGTGCCAATTTTTTCGGAAGAAATCAATATGACTCCTGGTTTAATCCATACATTGCCAACTATTTAGAACTAAAAGAAGGCGTTAAGCCTGAAGCGGTAGAAAAAGCCATTTCTAGATTGGTAGCTACCCATTCTACACCGGAAATCAGTGAAAACCTTATACCGAAATTAGTTCCCATAAAAGATGTTTACCAAGAAGGAAATGGTGGTTTGGTCAGAAAAACGGTTTGGACCTTGTCTTTGGTGGCTCTTTTTATTTTGCTGATGTCGGTGGTCAATTATGTCAATATTTTTGTAGGTGCGGCTTCTACGAGACTAAAAGAAATTGGCGTGAGAAAAGTGATGGGGAGTACAAAAAAACAATTGTTGTTTCAGTTTTTGGCAGAATCCATCCTCATTGCTTTGTTTAGCTATTTGTTTTCGCTCGTTTTGTATCAAATCTTCCGCCCAGTTTTTGGAGGGATTTTAGAAAAAGACATCGTTTCTATCTTTACGGCATCTCCATTTTTTTATCTGACGGGATTAGGTTTGGCCTTTTTTATTGGTTTTCTATCAGGTATTTACCCTGCTTTTGTGTTGTCAACTTTACCCTCGGTTGATTCCATGAAAGGGAAGTTGAAATCCGTAAAAGAAAACGTGTTCTTCCGGAGGGCTTTGATAGTTTCTCAATTTTCTGTTGCCATTTTCGTTTTTGGCGGGGCCTTGGTTATTTCAAAACAAGTCAACTATTTCTTTACCAAAGACCTGGGTTACACCAAATCCTCGGTTTTGAGTGTGAAAGTGCCTCGCGATTGGTCACCTGAAGGTGTGGCCAAAATGGAAACCATTAGAAATGAAATGGCGAAATTGAAAGAAGTAAAAAGTGCCAGCCTCTCGTGGGTAATTCCCGATGGAAATTTTGGACAGACAAACGGAATTTACAAAGTGGGGCAGGACTCAACCGATGCGGTCTTTACACCTTTATTGGTTACCGACGAAAAGTTTGCCGAAACCTATAAAATCAAAATGCTAGATGGTCAATTTTTCAATGCCGATGGAAAGGCTTATCAAACTGGGCAGATTGTATTGAACGAAGAAGCAGCCAAATCTTTGGGTTATAAAAATCCCCAAGAGGCCGTTGGAAAAAATATAAGGATGCATTCTACAACTTCAATTTTCACTATTTCAGGAGTTTGTAAAAATTTCCATTTTGAGTCGATGCACAAAGCCATCGGACCTGTGGCCTTCATGCATGTGCGTGACAATAATTTCTTCAGATATTTGAATTTCCAAATCCAGCCTGGAAATCCTACTGAATCTCTTAAAAACATTGAAGCCAAATGGAAAACCCTTTTACCCAATGCTCCATTTGAATACAAGTTTGTTGATGAAACGCTCCAAAAACTATATCAAACCGAAATCCAACTGAAAAAAGCGGCCCAGTTAGCTACGATTCTAGCCATTTTTATTGTTCTTTTGGGCATTTTGGGTGTAGTGTCACTAAGTATCGTTCGCCGTACTAAAGAACTAGGAATCAGGAAAGTATTAGGAGCTACCACTTTGAGTATTGTCAATCTATTCAACAAAGAATTCTCAGTTTTGATCCTCATTGCGGTACTCTTTGCATTGCCTTTTTCTATGTTTTCCATGAAAAAATGGCTGGAAAACTACGCCTACAGCATTGATTTGTCCTGGGTTTCATTCCTATCTGTGGGATTAGTTTTCGCTGGTTTGGTTTTGTTTTTGGTGAGTTTTCAGGTCATAAAAGCAGCCATGCTTAATCCTGTTAAGAGTTTGAAGGTGGATTAG
- a CDS encoding putative toxin-antitoxin system toxin component, PIN family, with product MTNKFVIDTNTLISGSLFANSTTSLAIDKALEIGDFYFSNETFEEFISVLFRPKFDKYFTDENHRWLIIDRFERFAKFKNPEIVIADCRDPKDNKFLELACTINATCIITGDEDLLILNPYKKILILNSSQFIEKF from the coding sequence ATGACGAATAAATTTGTTATCGATACCAACACACTCATTAGTGGTTCTCTGTTTGCAAATTCCACAACAAGTTTGGCCATTGATAAAGCACTAGAAATTGGTGATTTTTATTTTTCAAATGAAACTTTCGAAGAATTTATCAGCGTTTTATTTCGACCAAAATTTGACAAATATTTTACTGATGAAAACCATAGATGGCTTATTATTGATAGATTTGAGAGGTTTGCAAAATTCAAGAATCCTGAGATTGTAATAGCAGATTGCCGCGATCCAAAGGATAATAAATTTTTAGAACTCGCTTGTACAATTAATGCCACTTGCATCATCACCGGCGATGAAGATTTATTGATTTTAAACCCTTATAAAAAAATCCTCATATTAAATTCTTCTCAATTTATTGAAAAATTCTAA